One Paraglaciecola mesophila genomic region harbors:
- a CDS encoding penicillin-binding transpeptidase domain-containing protein, whose amino-acid sequence MSRVSNKKRNQQAKQNVAPTALHWRYLLVICVIMLVFVGLSARAVYIQVIDPDLLIQQGDNRTLRTQNMPVHRGLITDRNGQNLAVSVPVRAIWADPKTIVENGSLNDKRRWQALADVLGQDYDKLVSRVKNPKKRFVYIQRQVSPAMADYVDQLSINGVYLRDESRRYYPTGEVSAQLIGFTNVDDQGIEGIEKLYNQWLKGSPGSRKIRRDAKGRQVEILEQEAGEEPRDIQLTIDQRIQAFAYKELKKAVQYYKATSASAVVVDVQTGEILAMVNNPSYNPNNRSGVSGHRIRNRAITDAFEPGSSIKPIAVLSALEFGSVEMDSVIDTSPGWMRVGGSMVRDSRNYGELDLTGIIRKSSNMGTSKLALSVPKQFLIDQYYNMGLMSDTGSNLIGESSGIFHDRSRWSEFELSTLSFGYGLSVTTAQLARMYSTLGSGGIKRPLSIIKSEQKAPEERVLSEDIAHEVLTMMESVVNEGGSGTKARVPGYRVAGKTGTSRKAVAGGYGEEYVSIFAGVAPVSDPQLAVVVLINEPRGDLYYAGDTAAPVFSKIMSNSLQMLNVPPDDKTVSSLAAIRGDSNAG is encoded by the coding sequence ATGAGCCGAGTCAGCAACAAAAAACGCAACCAACAAGCGAAACAAAATGTCGCGCCTACTGCTTTGCATTGGCGTTACTTGCTTGTGATCTGCGTCATTATGTTGGTGTTTGTTGGGCTATCAGCGCGGGCGGTTTATATTCAGGTAATCGACCCTGACTTGCTGATACAGCAAGGGGATAACCGCACATTACGCACGCAAAATATGCCAGTTCATCGCGGGCTTATTACCGACAGAAATGGCCAAAATCTTGCGGTCAGTGTTCCCGTTCGTGCTATCTGGGCAGACCCTAAAACCATAGTGGAAAATGGCTCATTGAATGACAAACGTCGCTGGCAAGCGCTAGCTGATGTGTTAGGCCAAGACTACGACAAATTGGTTTCTCGGGTTAAAAACCCCAAAAAACGTTTTGTATATATTCAGCGTCAGGTTTCACCTGCGATGGCTGATTATGTGGATCAGTTGTCTATTAACGGTGTATATCTGCGTGACGAGTCTCGTCGGTATTACCCTACAGGGGAGGTATCAGCGCAACTGATAGGGTTTACCAATGTTGACGACCAAGGCATTGAGGGAATCGAGAAACTCTACAACCAGTGGCTGAAAGGCTCACCTGGCAGTCGTAAAATCCGCCGCGATGCCAAGGGACGCCAGGTCGAAATTCTAGAGCAAGAGGCAGGTGAAGAACCGCGCGATATTCAACTTACTATCGATCAGCGCATTCAGGCATTTGCTTATAAAGAACTGAAAAAAGCGGTGCAATATTACAAAGCCACATCTGCTTCTGCCGTGGTTGTCGATGTGCAAACGGGTGAGATATTGGCCATGGTCAACAACCCGTCTTATAACCCTAACAATCGTAGTGGTGTCTCAGGGCATAGAATTCGTAATCGCGCGATTACTGATGCTTTTGAACCCGGTTCTTCTATTAAGCCTATCGCAGTATTAAGTGCCTTAGAGTTTGGTTCAGTTGAAATGGACAGCGTTATCGATACTTCCCCAGGTTGGATGCGGGTCGGTGGGAGTATGGTGCGAGACTCGCGTAATTATGGAGAGTTAGATTTAACCGGCATTATTCGCAAATCTAGCAATATGGGCACATCAAAACTGGCCTTATCAGTTCCCAAGCAATTTCTCATCGATCAGTATTACAACATGGGATTAATGAGTGACACAGGCTCGAATCTTATTGGTGAGAGTAGTGGTATTTTTCACGATCGCAGCCGTTGGTCAGAGTTTGAACTCTCAACATTATCATTTGGATATGGTCTATCTGTTACCACAGCGCAGCTGGCTCGAATGTACAGTACACTTGGCAGTGGCGGGATTAAGCGCCCATTGAGTATTATTAAAAGCGAACAGAAAGCGCCAGAAGAGCGTGTATTGAGTGAAGATATCGCTCATGAAGTGCTGACCATGATGGAAAGTGTGGTCAATGAAGGTGGCTCAGGCACTAAAGCCCGTGTTCCCGGCTATCGAGTCGCGGGTAAAACAGGTACCAGCCGTAAAGCTGTGGCGGGTGGCTACGGCGAAGAGTACGTGAGTATTTTTGCCGGCGTGGCACCGGTTTCAGACCCGCAGCTAGCCGTGGTAGTGCTTATCAATGAGCCTAGAGGCGATTTATATTACGCTGGGGATACAGCTGCTCCTGTGTTTTCAAAAATCATGTCCAATAGTTTGCAAATGTTAAACGTTCCCCCTGACGACAAAACCGTGTCTTCTCTGGCTGCAATTAGGGGAGATTCAAATGCAGGTTAA
- the murE gene encoding UDP-N-acetylmuramoyl-L-alanyl-D-glutamate--2,6-diaminopimelate ligase, with amino-acid sequence MQVKQNVQLNTTQSIQPLLAKFGIETADIMVESLVLDSREVAIHSAFVALKGHVRDGRDFIPQAVSLGAKVIIAECDTQQEHGQTSMREQSLIISFFNLSAQLSALAAAFYKYPATEMLIIGVTGTNGKTSTVQLTSQLAALLDKRSASIGTLGSGVISRAGECASFGETINTTPDAITMHKLMAQFAQDNVKQVALEVSSHALVQKRVAALKMDVAVFTNLTRDHLDYHGTMQAYAQAKREILAQPELKFAVLNGNEVESKQWLAQLPHSVTPVVYGMDDESLLLTDAHQVCLAKDVEYSSQGCRFSLVSSWGECEIQLRLFGRFNIFNALAAIASQLCLGKGLTDIATVARQLVPVAGRMERFSDETSPTVVVDYAHTPDALKQALLALRQHSEGRLFVIFGCGGDRDKGKRSLMGEAAETCADVVMITNDNNRSEDPNAIVSDILAGCIHPEKIQVELDRKRAIAMAVAQATPQDIILVAGKGHEDYQIIGSETVAYNEREYVKQMFERNIT; translated from the coding sequence ATGCAGGTTAAGCAAAACGTTCAACTTAATACGACGCAAAGCATTCAGCCTTTGTTAGCTAAGTTTGGCATTGAAACCGCTGATATCATGGTTGAATCTTTGGTGCTTGATAGTCGTGAAGTCGCTATTCATAGTGCGTTTGTCGCGCTTAAAGGGCATGTACGAGACGGACGCGATTTTATACCGCAAGCGGTTAGCCTTGGTGCGAAAGTCATCATTGCCGAGTGCGACACTCAACAAGAGCACGGGCAAACGAGTATGCGCGAGCAATCGTTGATTATTAGCTTTTTCAACTTATCAGCTCAGTTGTCAGCACTCGCTGCCGCGTTTTACAAATATCCTGCAACCGAAATGCTAATTATCGGTGTCACGGGCACCAATGGCAAAACTTCGACCGTACAATTGACTAGTCAATTGGCCGCTTTACTCGATAAACGTTCAGCTTCAATCGGTACTTTAGGTTCAGGCGTGATAAGTCGCGCAGGAGAATGTGCATCTTTCGGTGAAACCATCAATACCACACCTGATGCTATTACTATGCATAAGCTGATGGCGCAATTTGCACAAGATAATGTCAAGCAAGTTGCCTTAGAAGTGTCATCACACGCCTTGGTACAAAAACGCGTTGCGGCCCTTAAAATGGACGTGGCTGTGTTTACAAATCTTACCCGCGACCATTTAGATTATCACGGAACGATGCAGGCTTACGCGCAAGCAAAGCGTGAGATTTTAGCTCAACCTGAGCTCAAATTTGCGGTTTTAAACGGTAATGAAGTTGAAAGCAAGCAATGGCTAGCGCAGTTACCGCACTCTGTTACACCTGTGGTTTACGGGATGGATGATGAAAGTTTACTTTTGACTGATGCGCACCAAGTGTGCCTAGCTAAAGATGTTGAATACAGCAGTCAGGGGTGTCGTTTTTCCTTGGTGTCGTCATGGGGGGAATGCGAAATACAGTTAAGGTTATTTGGGCGTTTCAATATCTTCAATGCGTTAGCGGCAATAGCGTCACAGCTATGTTTAGGTAAAGGATTAACTGACATCGCTACTGTGGCCCGCCAACTCGTGCCTGTTGCTGGGCGGATGGAGCGCTTCAGTGATGAAACGTCCCCCACAGTGGTGGTGGATTACGCCCATACCCCTGATGCCCTTAAACAAGCATTGCTGGCGCTACGTCAGCACAGTGAAGGTCGCTTATTCGTTATTTTTGGTTGCGGTGGCGATCGCGACAAAGGCAAACGCTCCTTAATGGGCGAGGCAGCTGAAACCTGTGCTGATGTGGTAATGATTACCAATGATAACAATCGTTCAGAAGACCCTAATGCTATTGTCAGCGATATTTTAGCGGGCTGTATTCACCCTGAAAAAATCCAGGTAGAGCTCGATCGTAAACGAGCTATCGCGATGGCTGTTGCTCAGGCCACCCCACAAGACATCATATTAGTGGCGGGTAAAGGTCACGAAGATTACCAAATTATTGGCAGCGAGACAGTTGCTTACAATGAACGCGAATACGTAAAACAAATGTTTGAGAGGAATATCACATGA
- a CDS encoding UDP-N-acetylmuramoyl-tripeptide--D-alanyl-D-alanine ligase produces MIPVSLTWIAQQVQGELIRSENSIAANAIIQGVSTDTRQINPDDLFIALSGPNFDGHKFIDKAQQGGAVAAIVSRKVDTELAQILVSDTKEALGRLGQAIKREVAPKTVAITGSSGKTTVKEMVAAILSRRGKVLATKGNFNNDIGVPLTLLRLEADHEFAVVELGANHLGEIAYTTELVKPDVATIVNAAAAHLEGFGSLLGVARAKSEIFKGLGKDGLAIFNADSQFYAFWHGKYEHLRNQAFSTKDEVDYYAQDVVLGLNGCADFLMVTPLGKVSISLPLPGIHNVSNALVSAALAIEVGANLQDVQDGLQYMAQVSGRLQVKQLSGQVKVLDDTYNANVASVNAAIDLLGSFAGRKVLVLGDMAELGERARFYHQQVGEYAKEKGVDDLYTLGVLSQSASDVYQKSGYHFSDKDKLVAALAENLATEKRDISILVKGSRSARMELVVEALEASPVGKFERFRELIAC; encoded by the coding sequence ATGATCCCGGTGTCATTGACGTGGATAGCACAGCAAGTGCAGGGCGAGCTAATTCGCAGTGAAAATAGCATAGCTGCTAACGCCATCATTCAAGGCGTGAGTACTGACACACGTCAAATCAACCCGGACGATTTATTTATTGCTTTGAGTGGCCCCAATTTTGATGGGCATAAGTTCATTGATAAAGCGCAGCAAGGTGGCGCTGTGGCGGCAATAGTAAGTCGAAAGGTTGACACGGAGCTTGCACAGATATTGGTTAGTGATACCAAAGAGGCGCTAGGCCGTTTAGGCCAAGCCATTAAGCGTGAGGTGGCACCTAAAACAGTAGCAATCACTGGTAGCAGTGGCAAAACCACAGTCAAAGAAATGGTAGCGGCCATTTTGTCGCGCCGAGGAAAAGTATTGGCCACCAAGGGCAACTTTAACAATGATATTGGCGTGCCTCTTACCTTGCTGCGTTTAGAAGCTGATCACGAGTTTGCTGTCGTGGAGCTTGGCGCAAATCATCTTGGCGAAATAGCCTATACAACCGAGTTAGTAAAACCTGATGTGGCTACGATTGTGAACGCTGCCGCTGCACACCTAGAAGGTTTTGGTAGCCTGTTAGGCGTAGCTCGCGCCAAAAGTGAGATATTCAAAGGCCTAGGCAAAGATGGCTTAGCCATTTTTAATGCCGACAGTCAATTTTATGCGTTTTGGCATGGCAAGTATGAGCACCTACGCAATCAAGCGTTTTCCACTAAAGATGAAGTAGATTATTACGCCCAAGATGTGGTTTTGGGGTTAAACGGTTGTGCCGATTTTTTGATGGTTACACCGCTGGGGAAAGTGTCTATTTCATTACCCCTACCTGGTATTCACAATGTTAGTAATGCCCTTGTATCTGCTGCCTTAGCTATCGAAGTAGGTGCTAACTTACAAGACGTGCAAGATGGGCTTCAATATATGGCGCAAGTCAGCGGCCGCTTGCAGGTTAAGCAGCTAAGTGGGCAGGTTAAAGTACTTGATGATACCTATAACGCCAATGTGGCGTCAGTCAATGCTGCTATCGATTTACTGGGCAGTTTCGCTGGTCGAAAAGTTTTAGTGCTGGGTGATATGGCAGAGCTGGGGGAGCGAGCGCGCTTTTATCATCAACAAGTGGGTGAATACGCCAAAGAAAAGGGCGTCGACGATTTATACACTTTGGGTGTGCTCAGTCAAAGTGCCAGCGATGTATATCAAAAAAGCGGATACCATTTTAGTGATAAAGACAAACTAGTCGCGGCGCTAGCCGAGAATTTAGCAACGGAGAAACGTGATATCAGTATTTTAGTGAAGGGCTCCCGTAGTGCCCGTATGGAGTTGGTTGTTGAAGCTTTGGAGGCATCCCCCGTGGGAAAGTTTGAACGCTTTAGGGAGCTAATTGCATGCTAA
- a CDS encoding SDR family NAD(P)-dependent oxidoreductase, with translation MPNYATYPSLKGKVILITGGATGIGAVMVEAFMRQHAEVLFVDVQEEAAHALCSKLHDELGKAPVFKALDTTHIEELQSFISSIGQSHGRLDVLINNVANDTRHSPLDIDQQGWRDCMAVNLDSTFFACQSAIRLMRDKRNGNIINMSSINVLIGPKQMPGYVAAKSALNGLSKSLANQYGEYGIRVNTILPGWVATDRQLALWLTPEADKEWQKSVALRGSLEPIHVANMALFLAAEDSAMVTGQQFVIDAGRT, from the coding sequence ATGCCCAATTACGCAACTTACCCTAGCCTCAAAGGCAAAGTCATTCTAATCACCGGCGGTGCAACTGGTATCGGTGCGGTGATGGTAGAAGCGTTTATGCGTCAACATGCTGAAGTATTGTTTGTTGACGTACAGGAAGAGGCGGCTCATGCACTGTGCAGCAAACTGCATGATGAATTAGGTAAGGCCCCTGTTTTTAAAGCCCTAGACACCACCCACATAGAGGAGCTGCAATCTTTTATCAGCTCTATCGGGCAAAGCCACGGACGCTTAGACGTACTGATTAACAATGTCGCAAATGACACACGTCACTCTCCACTTGATATCGATCAACAAGGTTGGCGTGATTGCATGGCCGTTAATCTCGACTCTACCTTTTTTGCCTGCCAGAGCGCAATTCGCTTAATGCGCGATAAGCGCAACGGCAATATCATTAACATGAGCTCTATTAATGTATTAATCGGGCCAAAACAAATGCCAGGCTATGTGGCCGCCAAGTCTGCTTTAAACGGCTTGAGTAAATCCCTCGCCAACCAATACGGCGAATATGGTATTCGGGTGAACACGATTTTGCCTGGCTGGGTCGCAACGGACCGCCAACTCGCCCTTTGGTTGACCCCTGAAGCAGATAAAGAGTGGCAAAAATCTGTGGCCTTACGTGGCAGTCTTGAGCCAATTCATGTGGCGAACATGGCGCTATTTCTAGCCGCAGAAGACAGTGCAATGGTGACTGGCCAACAATTTGTTATTGATGCAGGTCGAACGTAA
- a CDS encoding SMP-30/gluconolactonase/LRE family protein, translating into MGDLSMPKGIQLHTCLAVENELGEGIVWDVRQQCAFWTDIVGKQFYRWNFDGSVTHYPCPERLCSFGLTPEPEWFIVAFESGFAFFNPFEQQIQWITKVETDLPYTRMNDGKVDRQGRFWAGSMIEDDKIDANQLSKDKRAKLYRLSENGQAKPIFDDVIIANGLSFSSDNKTMFFADSPKQTVWCSELTRQNDSTSRRDIFFKTSGNAFPDGSCIDNQGYLWNAQWGSASVKRYSPTGQLDFTLPIDCLQPSCVSFGGPNLNHLIITSARDGLSSDEDRKHKNNGAVFVYRTPYQGIAEPICTVPARQQHAAVETVSVSLKN; encoded by the coding sequence ATGGGTGATTTAAGTATGCCAAAAGGGATCCAGCTACACACCTGCTTAGCGGTTGAAAACGAGCTAGGTGAAGGTATTGTGTGGGACGTTCGGCAGCAATGTGCATTTTGGACAGACATAGTAGGCAAGCAATTCTACCGCTGGAACTTTGATGGATCCGTCACACATTACCCATGCCCTGAACGATTATGCTCTTTTGGGTTAACCCCAGAACCCGAATGGTTTATTGTTGCTTTTGAATCAGGTTTTGCGTTTTTCAATCCTTTTGAGCAACAGATTCAGTGGATAACGAAAGTTGAAACGGACCTACCTTACACGCGCATGAATGACGGTAAAGTTGATCGCCAAGGGCGCTTTTGGGCTGGCTCCATGATTGAAGATGACAAAATAGATGCGAACCAATTGAGCAAAGACAAACGGGCTAAGCTATATCGCCTGAGCGAGAATGGACAAGCAAAGCCTATTTTTGACGACGTCATTATTGCCAATGGATTGTCTTTCAGCTCAGATAACAAAACTATGTTCTTTGCCGACTCACCAAAACAGACAGTGTGGTGTAGCGAATTGACGCGACAAAATGACTCCACTAGTAGACGAGATATTTTCTTTAAAACAAGTGGCAATGCCTTTCCTGATGGCTCATGCATTGACAACCAAGGTTACCTTTGGAATGCTCAGTGGGGAAGCGCCAGTGTAAAACGATATTCCCCAACAGGACAATTAGATTTCACCCTACCCATTGATTGCCTACAGCCATCATGCGTAAGCTTCGGTGGTCCAAACCTCAATCACCTAATCATTACATCTGCACGTGACGGGTTGTCCAGCGATGAGGATAGAAAACATAAGAATAATGGGGCGGTATTTGTTTATCGCACGCCATATCAAGGAATAGCGGAGCCGATATGCACCGTTCCTGCAAGGCAACAACATGCTGCTGTAGAAACGGTATCTGTCAGCTTGAAGAATTAA
- a CDS encoding 2-dehydro-3-deoxygalactonokinase → MNTQSDIIILGDWGTSVCRLYLCRFHQQALTVLARTKGMGIKYINNPEARFFELCQPWIEQYGNISAFLIGAVGSDTGWQQTNYVPCPTDKNNLLALSKNFSARGLNITILPGVSCQNRHHLPDIMRGEETQVFGFLSQLPKAEEKRLICLPGTHTKWAQCEKDNITSFVTSPVGELYEVLSQHSVLLSPASVPSWCKSSFTSGLRIGMHQSSNLLHTLFATRAYQILDKRTNAEAAGYLSGLLIGSDVKAAMQDFDIFSHVAVIGSDHICGLYVEALEYMGISTEHFSSEDATLLGLQTLASVNWRDLAADAPSEQI, encoded by the coding sequence ATGAATACTCAATCAGATATCATTATTTTGGGTGATTGGGGCACAAGTGTGTGCCGCCTTTATCTATGTCGTTTTCACCAGCAAGCACTAACCGTTTTGGCTCGTACCAAGGGCATGGGTATTAAGTACATTAATAACCCTGAGGCGCGTTTTTTTGAACTGTGCCAGCCTTGGATTGAGCAGTATGGCAATATTTCCGCTTTTTTGATCGGTGCAGTGGGCTCAGACACAGGATGGCAACAAACTAACTATGTCCCCTGTCCCACTGATAAAAATAATTTATTGGCGTTAAGTAAAAACTTTTCAGCGCGCGGCCTGAACATCACAATATTGCCGGGTGTTTCCTGTCAAAACCGGCATCATTTACCTGACATTATGCGCGGTGAAGAAACCCAAGTATTCGGTTTTCTGTCACAACTGCCAAAAGCCGAAGAAAAACGATTAATTTGCCTTCCCGGCACACATACTAAGTGGGCACAGTGTGAGAAAGATAACATTACCTCTTTCGTAACCAGCCCAGTTGGAGAGCTGTATGAAGTGTTGAGTCAGCATAGTGTATTGCTCAGCCCAGCATCTGTGCCGAGCTGGTGCAAAAGTAGCTTCACGAGCGGCCTGCGCATTGGTATGCATCAATCAAGTAATTTACTGCATACTCTGTTCGCAACCCGTGCATATCAAATCCTAGATAAACGCACCAATGCAGAAGCCGCAGGCTATTTATCAGGCTTACTTATTGGCTCAGACGTAAAAGCTGCAATGCAAGATTTTGATATTTTCTCTCATGTGGCCGTTATTGGCTCAGACCATATCTGTGGCTTGTATGTAGAAGCACTGGAATACATGGGGATCAGCACAGAACATTTTAGCAGTGAGGATGCGACCTTACTCGGCTTACAAACATTGGCTTCAGTCAATTGGCGTGATCTGGCTGCTGATGCACCCAGTGAGCAAATTTAG
- the rsmH gene encoding 16S rRNA (cytosine(1402)-N(4))-methyltransferase RsmH, whose amino-acid sequence MTTQTSHLSVLLQESLEGLSIKPDGVYLDATFGRGGHSKQILTQLSDKGRLIALDRDPSAIEAAKVLADDPRFSIHHCNFSEMEDVLTSLELHGRVDGILMDLGVSSPQLDEPERGFSFMREGPLDMRMNPTKGQSAAQWLAHAEEQDIAQVIKEFGEEKFGKRIAHGIVNARQQVPITTTAQLAEIIDIAVPVKDKFKHPATRSFQGIRIYINSELDEIRTGLKSALNSLNSGGRLSVISFHSLEDRLVKRFIREQSRGLQVPHGLPIMQSEIDSHKALKAIGKAIKPSPEELSRNVRARSSVLRVAEKL is encoded by the coding sequence ATGACTACGCAAACATCACACTTATCTGTACTTCTGCAAGAATCTCTTGAGGGCTTAAGTATCAAGCCTGATGGGGTCTACTTAGATGCTACATTCGGCAGAGGCGGCCATAGCAAGCAAATATTGACGCAATTGTCAGACAAAGGGCGTTTAATTGCACTTGATCGCGACCCATCTGCTATTGAAGCGGCGAAAGTGCTTGCTGACGACCCACGTTTTAGTATTCATCACTGTAACTTTTCTGAGATGGAAGACGTTCTCACCTCCCTTGAATTGCATGGAAGAGTCGATGGCATTCTGATGGACTTAGGCGTCTCATCACCTCAGCTAGATGAACCAGAGCGCGGCTTTAGCTTCATGCGCGAAGGGCCGTTGGATATGCGTATGAACCCGACGAAAGGACAAAGCGCGGCTCAGTGGTTAGCCCATGCAGAAGAACAAGATATTGCGCAGGTCATCAAAGAGTTCGGCGAAGAGAAATTTGGCAAGCGGATCGCCCATGGCATCGTAAATGCTCGCCAACAAGTGCCTATTACCACAACGGCTCAGCTGGCTGAAATCATCGATATTGCTGTGCCGGTTAAAGACAAATTTAAGCACCCAGCCACCCGCAGTTTCCAAGGGATCCGCATTTATATCAACAGTGAGTTAGATGAGATCCGCACAGGATTAAAATCCGCGCTGAATAGTTTGAATTCAGGTGGCCGTTTGTCTGTGATTAGCTTTCATTCGCTGGAAGACAGATTAGTTAAGCGCTTTATTCGTGAACAAAGTCGTGGTTTGCAAGTGCCTCATGGCTTACCCATCATGCAGTCAGAAATTGATTCTCATAAAGCCTTAAAAGCGATCGGCAAAGCAATTAAGCCATCTCCTGAAGAACTCTCGCGCAACGTACGTGCCCGTAGCTCTGTACTTAGGGTGGCCGAAAAACTATGA
- the ftsL gene encoding cell division protein FtsL — MSTQETNFKLVGFLLADLARHPVRVLLFLSLLVSAGAVILSAHHNRQASIALERLMQKKDLLDVEWRNLILEQSALTEHNRIENLVSKQLDMRRPQAEEEVVVRIK; from the coding sequence ATGAGTACCCAAGAGACTAACTTCAAACTTGTCGGTTTTTTACTTGCCGACCTAGCCCGCCATCCCGTGCGGGTTTTGTTGTTTTTGTCACTGTTGGTTAGTGCAGGGGCGGTGATCCTAAGCGCGCACCATAATCGTCAAGCATCTATCGCCCTGGAGCGCTTAATGCAAAAGAAAGATTTGCTTGATGTGGAGTGGCGCAATCTGATCTTAGAGCAAAGCGCGTTAACCGAGCACAATCGAATTGAAAACCTTGTATCTAAGCAATTAGATATGCGTCGCCCCCAAGCTGAAGAAGAAGTGGTGGTGAGAATAAAATGA
- a CDS encoding FadR/GntR family transcriptional regulator — protein sequence MASRMFSGNFTRHIVQSLGKAIALGEYPQGEPLMAEAALCESFDASRTVLREAVKMLTAKGMLDARPRRGTIVLPESHWNLSDPDILNWLLDRKGSLPIISEFADMRLAIEPAAAGLAASNLTNENRQNLTAAIGRMEAAARGEDDHLDADIAFHVGILEASGNRFFWNMRHTIEVALRFSIRITNRHKGVDRASVEDHQEILDYILAGDHQAAENQMRSLLLEAKTLLNKALDEEKSRKSQQS from the coding sequence ATGGCAAGTAGAATGTTTAGCGGTAATTTCACTCGACACATCGTTCAGTCTTTGGGTAAAGCAATCGCGTTAGGCGAATACCCTCAGGGGGAGCCTTTAATGGCAGAAGCAGCCCTTTGCGAATCGTTTGACGCCAGCCGCACTGTGCTGCGAGAAGCAGTAAAAATGCTCACAGCGAAGGGGATGCTAGATGCAAGGCCCAGACGAGGCACAATTGTATTACCTGAGTCACATTGGAATTTGTCTGATCCAGACATTTTAAATTGGTTATTAGATCGCAAAGGCTCATTACCGATAATTTCCGAATTTGCCGACATGCGATTAGCCATAGAGCCCGCTGCAGCAGGCTTGGCAGCTTCAAATTTAACCAATGAAAATCGTCAGAATTTAACGGCTGCAATCGGGCGGATGGAAGCAGCTGCTCGCGGCGAAGATGATCATTTGGATGCAGATATTGCCTTTCATGTGGGCATTTTGGAAGCCAGCGGTAATCGATTTTTCTGGAATATGCGCCACACCATAGAAGTCGCACTGCGTTTTAGTATACGGATCACCAATCGTCACAAAGGGGTAGACCGAGCAAGCGTAGAAGATCATCAAGAGATCTTAGATTACATTTTAGCAGGGGATCATCAAGCAGCTGAAAATCAAATGCGCAGCCTGCTATTAGAAGCTAAGACCTTGCTAAATAAAGCATTAGATGAAGAAAAAAGTAGAAAATCTCAACAAAGTTAA
- the mraZ gene encoding division/cell wall cluster transcriptional repressor MraZ has translation MFRGANAINLDIKGRVTIPTKYRQSLLDDCQGQLVCTIDTQQPCLLLYPLAEWEEIELKLSRLSSMNPHERRLQRLLLGYATEGEMDKSGRFLLTAPLREHAHLDKQIMLVGQLNKFEIWDHSVWQQQIQQDVATEQEAAFELTERLQDFSL, from the coding sequence ATGTTCCGCGGTGCGAATGCAATTAATCTAGATATAAAAGGACGTGTAACGATACCCACGAAGTATCGTCAGTCTTTGCTGGATGATTGTCAGGGCCAACTGGTGTGTACTATTGATACCCAGCAACCTTGTTTGTTGCTTTACCCACTGGCTGAATGGGAAGAAATCGAGCTTAAACTGTCTCGCTTATCGAGTATGAACCCTCACGAACGCAGATTACAGCGTTTGTTGCTCGGTTATGCGACGGAAGGCGAGATGGATAAAAGCGGTCGTTTCTTACTGACTGCGCCATTGCGTGAGCATGCTCATTTAGATAAACAAATTATGTTGGTTGGCCAGTTGAACAAATTCGAAATTTGGGATCACAGTGTCTGGCAACAACAAATACAACAAGATGTTGCGACTGAGCAAGAAGCAGCCTTTGAATTAACTGAGCGCTTGCAGGACTTCTCACTCTAA